The Ananas comosus cultivar F153 linkage group 2, ASM154086v1, whole genome shotgun sequence genome contains a region encoding:
- the LOC109704855 gene encoding glycine-rich RNA-binding protein GRP2A-like, whose translation MATTEVEFRCFVGGLAWATDSHTLEEAFRPFGEILESKIINDRETGRSRGFGFVTFANEQSMRDAIEGMNGKSLDGRSITVNEAQSRGGYGGGYEGGNRYGRSVGASEGDRW comes from the exons atggcGACGACCGAGGTGGAGTTCCGCTGCTTCGTCGGCGGCCTCGCGTGGGCCACCGATAGCCACACCCTCGAGGAGGCGTTCCGACCCTTTGGTGAGATCCTGGAGTCTAAG ATCATCAACGATCGGGAGACGGGGAGGTCGAGGGGGTTCGGGTTCGTCACCTTCGCCAACGAGCAGTCGATGCGGGACGCGATCGAGGGGATGAATGGGAAGAGCCTCGACGGGAGGAGCATCACCGTGAACGAGGCCCAGTCCCGCGGTGGCTACGGAGGCGGCTACGAGGGGGGGAACCGCTACGGGAGGAGCGTCGGGGCCTCCGAGGGGGACAGGTGGTAG
- the LOC109706886 gene encoding hydroxycinnamoyltransferase 4-like, translating into MVEILETSFVVPSEETPKKGLWLSNLDVAATRGHTPTVYFFRSNGDPDFFSAEAVKAALAKALVPFYPMAGRLGVDRDGRPEIDCNAEGAVFVLARSDQHTVDSFKDFEPSPEMRRLFVPAIDSADPPCPVLFLQNAGEWRWERRCTTWRWTGAAPSTSSKHGRRWPAGGRRRXLARGGEAAAGLSPPFHERTLLRERTPPAVLFDHPEYAPSAFPPRAPGPCVTTILKLSREQVAFLKARCVAPGGFVSTFRAVAAHVWRSMCVARGLAADAETRLFLPAEVRGHLRPPLPPHYFGNALVRVSAQARVGDIVAGPIGFAAERIKSAVDRVSDEYARSVIDHLGVIKRGGMSAKRGLPDTDLSVVSWLGMPMYEADFGWGAPQFMARAQTYGSGFVYLTSSPGKDAGISVVLGLEPDVMKQFKKLFYEEFCPLQT; encoded by the exons atggtTGAGATCTTGGAGACGAGTTTTGTAGTTCCCAGTGAGGAGACGCCGAAGAAGGGGCTATGGCTATCGAATCTCGACGTGGCGGCGACGCGGGGCCACACGCCGACGGTGTACTTCTTCCGGTCGAACGGCGACCCCGACTTCTTCTCCGCGGAGGCCGTCAAGGCGGCGCTCGCTAAGGCCCTCGTGCCATTCTACCCTATGGCAGGCCGTCTCGGCGTCGACCGCGACGGCCGCCCCGAGATCGACTGCAATGCCGAGGGCGCCGTCTTCGTGCTCGCGCGCTCCGACCAGCACACCGTCGACAGCTTCAAGGACTTCGAGCCCTCCCCCGAGATGCGCCGGCTCTTCGTCCCCGCCATCGACTCCGCCGACCCGCCCTGCCCCGTCCTCTTCCTCCAG AATGCGGGGGAGTGGCGCTGGGAACGGCGATGCACCACCTGGCGGTGGACGGGCGCAGCGCCTTCCACTTCATCCAAACATGGGCGGCGCTGGCCCGCGGGGGGGAGGCGGCGGGNGCTGGCACGCgggggggaggcggcggcggggctgTCGCCGCCGTTCCACGAGCGGACGCTCCTCCGGGAGCGGACGCCGCCGGCAGTCCTCTTCGACCACCCCGAGTACGCGCCCAGCGCCTTCCCGCCGCGCGCGCCGGGGCCCTGCGTGACCACCATCCTCAAGCTGTCGAGAGAGCAGGTCGCCTTCCTGAAGGCCCGCTGCGTCGCCCCCGGCGGTTTCGTGTCGACGTTCCGGGCGGTGGCGGCGCACGTCTGGCGGAGCATGTGCGTGGCGCGCGGGCTGGCGGCCGACGCGGAGACGCGGCTGTTCCTGCCGGCGGAGGTGCGCGGGCACCTGCGGCCGCCGCTCCCGCCGCACTACTTCGGGAACGCGCTGGTGCGGGTGTCGGCGCAGGCGCGGGTCGGGGACATCGTGGCGGGGCCGATCGGGTTCGCCGCGGAGCGGATCAAGAGCGCGGTCGACCGCGTGAGCGACGAGTACGCGCGGTCGGTGATCGACCACCTGGGCGTCATAAAGCGAGGGGGGATGTCGGCCAAGCGCGGGCTGCCGGACACCGACCTGTCGGTCGTCAGCTGGCTCGGGATGCCCATGTACGAGGCCGACTTCGGGTGGGGCGCCCCGCAGTTCATGGCCCGCGCCCAGACCTACGGCAGCGGCTTCGTCTACCTCACCAGCAGCCCCGGGAAGGACGCCGGCATCTCCGTCGTCCTCGGCCTCGAGCCCGACGTCATGAAGCAGTTCAAGAAGCTCTTCTACGAGGAGTTCTGTCCCCtccaaacataa
- the LOC109704800 gene encoding disease resistance protein RPM1-like isoform X1: protein MAEAVVSSLLLNIGATLASEATKAATSRLLTRISAMEDLVEDISDIKGELQSMLSFLRIAERLKQKDESTTTIIKQTRDLAFDIEDIIDEFTYKLGEEQGGVQPTTVKMCRNIATWRRLSKRLNKIKVKLRNIKERRERYDTSRMENEARPLIAAGGSKSPAELAHFVEEDDIVGIDKYRDLLLRWLKDEDEQQRQPMIISVLGMGGLGKTTLVTHVYNIIEASFDACAWVAVSQSYETDDLLRQILKEFYRKDREKGEAPNNINTMDYRSLVETIRTYLQCKKYVLILDDVWSTDVLDNIKNALLNSNSKSRIVLTTRIRDVALLANENRMFELKTLEAGHSWDLFCKNAFWKSANKICPPPLEQCAKKVVEKCGGLPLAIVSIARLLSFRDETGSEWEKVYKDLEWYLTNNESKLHEKVHNILKLSFDDLPYYLRNCFLYCSSFPEDYTIESYRLIRLWVAEGFIEERGITMEEVAEDYLHELVHRCLLQVVERNDIGRVQECRMHDIIRVLALSESKELSFCMVYENSRTILQRSKVRRLSILSNITNYRTEDKSHLRSVLVFNNSMSNDLLESVLRSSKFLRVLELQGARIEKLPSEICNLFNLHYLGLQRTRIYELPRSIGKLRNLQVLDADHTGIEKLPEEITELQKLRHLHLSDDWGKNIKAPVGIWRLKGLQTLTPIEATEEIVRNVEALTELRTFSITGVRTHHCADLWNSITKMSHLSNLFVSSERGQELQQLGTLRLPPPIQALHLYGAKLDEDTFPHLQALPALIVLYLYEAYDGMKLHFQATSFPKLKKLGIVGAPELSQVEIERGAMASLYKLQLDGCLELKELPHGIEYLTTLQDLYIGHLAEELVELLLGGGGGGEGDHSNDLRTRVRHIPNFTISFKRDEGSVTETIKFIPHHVGEFVRFLQGTDRA from the exons ATGGCGGAGGCTGTGGTAAGCTCATTACTCCTAAATATCGGTGCGACCTTAGCTAGTGAAGCAACTAAAGCAGCAACATCACGATTACTAACACGGATATCAGCAATGGAAGACCTTGTGGAGGATATAAGTGACATTAAGGGTGAGCTTCAGAGCATGCTATCCTTCCTACGGATCGCTGAAAGATTAAAACAGAAGGATGAGAGCACAACAACCATCATAAAACAAACAAGAGATTTGGCTTTCGACATTGAGGATATTATAGATGAGTTCACATACAAGCTCGGTGAAGAGCAAGGAGGGGTCCAGCCTACAACAGTCAAGATGTGCAGAAATATAGCAACTTGGCGTCGCCTTAGCAAGAGGCTTAACAAAATCAAAGTTAAGCTTCGAAACATTAAGGAAAGAAGGGAGCGATATGATACAAGCAGAATGGAAAATGAAGCAAGACCTCTAATAGCTGCTGGCGGTAGCAAGAGCCCCGCAGAATTAGCACATTTTGTCGAGGAGGATGATATCGTGGGTATTGACAAGTACAGGGACTTGTTGCTCAGATGGTTGAAAGATGAGGATGAGCAGCAACGACAGCCCATGATAATCTCAGTATTGGGGATGGGTGGTCTAGGGAAGACCACTCTCGTGACTCATGTGTACAATATCATCGAAGCTTCTTTTGATGCTTGTGCCTGGGTTGCTGTATCTCAAAGTTATGAGACGGATGATTTGCTTAGACAGATCTTAAAAGAGTTCTATAGGAAAGATCGTGAGAAAGGAGAAGCACCTAACAACATTAATACCATGGATTATAGAAGCTTGGTTGAGACTATCCGCACTTATTTGCAGTGTAAAAAGTATGTACTTATTCTGGATGATGTTTGGAGTACTGATGTACTGGACAATATAAAGAATGCACTTCTGAATAGTAATAGCAAGAGTAGAATAGTTCTCACAACAAGGATTCGCGATGTAGCACTATTAGCAAACGAGAACCGTATGTTTGAGCTAAAGACGCTAGAGGCAGGTCATTCATGGGATTTGTTTTGTAAAAATGCATTTTGGAAAAGTGCAAACAAGATTTGCCCACCGCCCTTAGAACAATGTGCTAAAAAAGTTGTCGAGAAGTGCGGTGGCTTGCCCCTTGCTATCGTATCTATAGCCCGTCTCTTATCATTTCGAGATGAAACAGGTTCCGAATGGGAGAAGGTTTACAAAGATCTTGAGTGGTATCTAACTAACAACGAATCGAAGCTCCATGAAAAAGTACATAACATTTTGAAACTTAGTTTTGACGATCTTCCCTATTACCTTCGAAATTGCTTCTTATATTGTTCCAGCTTTCCGGAAGACTATACAATTGAAAGTTACAGGCTCATAAGGCTTTGGGTGGCCGAAGGGTTCATTGAAGAAAGAGGAATAACGATGGAGGAAGTGGCCGAGGACTACCTTCACGAACTAGTTCACCGCTGTCTACTACAAGTGGTTGAGAGGAACGATATCGGTAGAGTTCAAGAATGTCGAATGCATGACATCATTCGAGTCCTTGCTCTTTCGGAGTCAAAGGAGTTAAGTTTCTGCATGGTTTACGAGAATTCACGGACAATATTGCAGAGATCCAAAGTGCGCCGCTTGTCAATCCTAAGCAATATAACTAATTATCGTACTGAAGACAAATCTCATTTGCGTTCAGTGCTTGTTTTCAACAATTCCATGAGCAATGATTTACTGGAGTCGGTCTTAagatcatcaaaatttttacgTGTCTTGGAACTACAAGGAGCGCGAATCGAGAAACTACCGAGTGAGATTTGTAACCTATTCAACCTGCATTATCTAGGCTTGCAGCGAACAAGAATATACGAGCTTCCAAGATCAATCGGGAAGCTACGAAATCTGCAAGTATTAGATGCAGATCACACTGGAATAGAAAAGCTGCCGGAGGAAATAACAGAGCTCCAAAAGTTGAGACATCTACATTTGTCCGACGACTGGGGTAAGAACATCAAGGCACCGGTGGGAATATGGCGCTTGAAGGGCTTGCAGACTTTAACACCTATTGAAGCAACTGAGGAGATTGTGCGGAATGTAGAAGCTTTGACAGAGTTGCGGACATTTTCAATAACGGGCGTAAGAACCCATCACTGTGCAGACTTGTGGAATAGTATCACAAAGATGAGCCATCTTAGCAATTTATTTGTCAGCAGTGAACGTGGGCAAGAATTACAGCAGTTGGGCACCCTGCGCCTACCTCCACCAATTCAAGCATTACATCTGTATG GTGCAAAATTGGATGAAGATACGTTTCCTCACCTGCAAGCGCTGCCCGCGTTGATAGTTCTCTACCTTTATGAGGCATATGACGGCATGAAGTTGCACTTCCAAGCAACATCATTCCCGAAGCTAAAGAAATTGGGAATAGTAGGTGCCCCGGAGCTCAGTCAGGTGGAAATCGAAAGAGGAGCAATGGCAAGCCTGTATAAGCTTCAGCTAGACGGTTGCCTCGAGCTAAAGGAGCTGCCCCACGGCATCGAGTACCTTACCACCCTTCAGGATTTATACATTGGCCATCTAGCAGAGGAACTTGTTGAGCTGCTtctaggaggaggaggaggaggagaaggcgacCACAGCAATGACTTGCGCACGAGGGTTCGCCACATCCCGAATTTTACTATTTCATTCAAACGAGACGAAGGGAGTGTCACAGAAACGATTAAATTTATTCCACATCATGTAGGTGAGTTTGTGCGCTTTTTGCAAGGCACCGACCGAGCTTGA
- the LOC109704800 gene encoding disease resistance protein RPM1-like isoform X2 produces MAEAVVSSLLLNIGATLASEATKAATSRLLTRISAMEDLVEDISDIKGELQSMLSFLRIAERLKQKDESTTTIIKQTRDLAFDIEDIIDEFTYKLGEEQGGVQPTTVKMCRNIATWRRLSKRLNKIKVKLRNIKERRERYDTSRMENEARPLIAAGGSKSPAELAHFVEEDDIVGIDKYRDLLLRWLKDEDEQQRQPMIISVLGMGGLGKTTLVTHVYNIIEASFDACAWVAVSQSYETDDLLRQILKEFYRKDREKGEAPNNINTMDYRSLVETIRTYLQCKKYVLILDDVWSTDVLDNIKNALLNSNSKSRIVLTTRIRDVALLANENRMFELKTLEAGHSWDLFCKNAFWKSANKICPPPLEQCAKKVVEKCGGLPLAIVSIARLLSFRDETGSEWEKVYKDLEWYLTNNESKLHEKVHNILKLSFDDLPYYLRNCFLYCSSFPEDYTIESYRLIRLWVAEGFIEERGITMEEVAEDYLHELVHRCLLQVVERNDIGRVQECRMHDIIRVLALSESKELSFCMVYENSRTILQRSKVRRLSILSNITNYRTEDKSHLRSVLVFNNSMSNDLLESVLRSSKFLRVLELQGARIEKLPSEICNLFNLHYLGLQRTRIYELPRSIGKLRNLQVLDADHTGIEKLPEEITELQKLRHLHLSDDWGKNIKAPVGIWRLKGLQTLTPIEATEEIVRNVEALTELRTFSITGVRTHHCADLWNSITKMSHLSNLFVSSERGQELQQLGTLRLPPPIQALHLCKIG; encoded by the exons ATGGCGGAGGCTGTGGTAAGCTCATTACTCCTAAATATCGGTGCGACCTTAGCTAGTGAAGCAACTAAAGCAGCAACATCACGATTACTAACACGGATATCAGCAATGGAAGACCTTGTGGAGGATATAAGTGACATTAAGGGTGAGCTTCAGAGCATGCTATCCTTCCTACGGATCGCTGAAAGATTAAAACAGAAGGATGAGAGCACAACAACCATCATAAAACAAACAAGAGATTTGGCTTTCGACATTGAGGATATTATAGATGAGTTCACATACAAGCTCGGTGAAGAGCAAGGAGGGGTCCAGCCTACAACAGTCAAGATGTGCAGAAATATAGCAACTTGGCGTCGCCTTAGCAAGAGGCTTAACAAAATCAAAGTTAAGCTTCGAAACATTAAGGAAAGAAGGGAGCGATATGATACAAGCAGAATGGAAAATGAAGCAAGACCTCTAATAGCTGCTGGCGGTAGCAAGAGCCCCGCAGAATTAGCACATTTTGTCGAGGAGGATGATATCGTGGGTATTGACAAGTACAGGGACTTGTTGCTCAGATGGTTGAAAGATGAGGATGAGCAGCAACGACAGCCCATGATAATCTCAGTATTGGGGATGGGTGGTCTAGGGAAGACCACTCTCGTGACTCATGTGTACAATATCATCGAAGCTTCTTTTGATGCTTGTGCCTGGGTTGCTGTATCTCAAAGTTATGAGACGGATGATTTGCTTAGACAGATCTTAAAAGAGTTCTATAGGAAAGATCGTGAGAAAGGAGAAGCACCTAACAACATTAATACCATGGATTATAGAAGCTTGGTTGAGACTATCCGCACTTATTTGCAGTGTAAAAAGTATGTACTTATTCTGGATGATGTTTGGAGTACTGATGTACTGGACAATATAAAGAATGCACTTCTGAATAGTAATAGCAAGAGTAGAATAGTTCTCACAACAAGGATTCGCGATGTAGCACTATTAGCAAACGAGAACCGTATGTTTGAGCTAAAGACGCTAGAGGCAGGTCATTCATGGGATTTGTTTTGTAAAAATGCATTTTGGAAAAGTGCAAACAAGATTTGCCCACCGCCCTTAGAACAATGTGCTAAAAAAGTTGTCGAGAAGTGCGGTGGCTTGCCCCTTGCTATCGTATCTATAGCCCGTCTCTTATCATTTCGAGATGAAACAGGTTCCGAATGGGAGAAGGTTTACAAAGATCTTGAGTGGTATCTAACTAACAACGAATCGAAGCTCCATGAAAAAGTACATAACATTTTGAAACTTAGTTTTGACGATCTTCCCTATTACCTTCGAAATTGCTTCTTATATTGTTCCAGCTTTCCGGAAGACTATACAATTGAAAGTTACAGGCTCATAAGGCTTTGGGTGGCCGAAGGGTTCATTGAAGAAAGAGGAATAACGATGGAGGAAGTGGCCGAGGACTACCTTCACGAACTAGTTCACCGCTGTCTACTACAAGTGGTTGAGAGGAACGATATCGGTAGAGTTCAAGAATGTCGAATGCATGACATCATTCGAGTCCTTGCTCTTTCGGAGTCAAAGGAGTTAAGTTTCTGCATGGTTTACGAGAATTCACGGACAATATTGCAGAGATCCAAAGTGCGCCGCTTGTCAATCCTAAGCAATATAACTAATTATCGTACTGAAGACAAATCTCATTTGCGTTCAGTGCTTGTTTTCAACAATTCCATGAGCAATGATTTACTGGAGTCGGTCTTAagatcatcaaaatttttacgTGTCTTGGAACTACAAGGAGCGCGAATCGAGAAACTACCGAGTGAGATTTGTAACCTATTCAACCTGCATTATCTAGGCTTGCAGCGAACAAGAATATACGAGCTTCCAAGATCAATCGGGAAGCTACGAAATCTGCAAGTATTAGATGCAGATCACACTGGAATAGAAAAGCTGCCGGAGGAAATAACAGAGCTCCAAAAGTTGAGACATCTACATTTGTCCGACGACTGGGGTAAGAACATCAAGGCACCGGTGGGAATATGGCGCTTGAAGGGCTTGCAGACTTTAACACCTATTGAAGCAACTGAGGAGATTGTGCGGAATGTAGAAGCTTTGACAGAGTTGCGGACATTTTCAATAACGGGCGTAAGAACCCATCACTGTGCAGACTTGTGGAATAGTATCACAAAGATGAGCCATCTTAGCAATTTATTTGTCAGCAGTGAACGTGGGCAAGAATTACAGCAGTTGGGCACCCTGCGCCTACCTCCACCAATTCAAGCATTACATCT GTGCAAAATTGGATGA
- the LOC109706890 gene encoding potassium/sodium hyperpolarization-activated cyclic nucleotide-gated channel 4-like, whose protein sequence is MNQNGSYVVSVVLIALASRVFHETLTLNLAPANLAALPPFSSYAAPLPAAADPTPASSHRHSHHLPPSSLSISLNPPLSLGLDAGRGYIASKHLADVAPCPGEPPRPTAAAPWGSAAAAGANPAAAPGLLGPSRPGSSNPTPQPPLSTPAASIMAYGTPSPGRKGRCRCHVPWALPPKAGDRAKLGAVAPELRATAAVARRLLLSVRPLGPRRRRPWAPPTAAGYSCTAETQAQQYGLGMFQLRRRCLPSPAGASAGLPWPAVPVHRRLPRRRSTLSTEMSLSSPRVVRLGHHRPPPPPPPVVVRCKPWSPHTGCTLLCQRVRRPASRALPCSDKLS, encoded by the exons ATGAACCAAAATGGTAGCTATGTTGTCTCCgtggtgctgatcgcactg GCTTCTAGGGTTTtccatgaaaccctaaccctaaacctagctCCAGCGAACCTAGCCGCCCTACCCCCCTTCTCCTCATACGCCGCGCccctcccggccgccgccgacccaACCCCGGCCAGCAGCCATCGCCACAGCCACCATCTcccaccttcttctctctccatctccctcaatcctcctctttctctcgggTTAGATGCGGGCCGAGGCTACATTGCCTCCAAGCACCTTGCCGATGTCGCCCCCTGCCCCGGCGAGCCTCCCCGgccgaccgccgccgccccTTGGggcagcgccgccgccgccggggccAATCCTGCAGCCGCCCCAGGTCTGCTCGGGCCGAGCAGACCTGGTAGCTCCAACCCCACGCCGCAGCCGCCCTTGTCCACCCCTGCGGCCTCCATCATGGCCTACGGTACCCCCTCCCCCGGCCGAAAGGGTCGCTGCCGCTGCCACGTGCCTTGGGCGCTGCCGCCCAAGGCTGGAGACCGAGCCAAGCTCGGCGCGGTTGCGCCCGAGCTGCGGGCtaccgccgccgtcgcccgccgcctcctcctctccgtccGGCCTCTAGGGCCCCGTCGCCGTCGTCCCTGGGCACCCCCGACCGCCGCCGGCTACAGCTGCACCGCTGAAACCCAAGCTCAGCAGTACGGGCTCGGGATGTTCCAGCTTCGCCGCCGCTGCCTTCCGTCGCCGGCTGGAGCGAGCGCCGGTCTTCCCTGGCCGGCCGTACCCGTTCATCGCCGGCTACCCCGCCGCCGGAGCACCCTGTCAACCGAGATGAGCCTGAGCTCTCCTCGGGttgtgcggctagggcatcatcgtcctccgcctccgccacctcccGTCGTCGTCCGGTGCAAGCCCTGGTCTCCCCACACTGGCTGCACCCTCCTCTGCCAGCGCGTCCGCCGTCCGGCCTCCCGCGCCCTACCTTGCTCCGATAAGCTTAGTTAA